Below is a genomic region from Methanococcus vannielii SB.
TAATTCTTGAAAAAAATGGCTTTAAAAGGGAACCAAATGGACCTTTAAAAGCTAAAATGTCTTTCAAATAATTCAAAAATTTCAATGGTATTGACATGGATTATAGTTTAACCCCTTCTTACTTGCTAAAAGAAAATATGGTTCTTGCCTGCGGAAATATACTGTTTGCAGACGATGGATTTAGTGTACACGTAATCGAAAAACTACACGAAGTACTTACTGAAGAAGAAAAAGAAAATATTGCACTGGTAGATGCTGGAGCAGGGGCTCCACAACAAGTACTAACCTTAATTGATAGTGAATCAAGGACTAAAAAAATTATTGTCGTGGATATAATCGATTACGGACTAGAACCTGGGGAAATTAAAATACTTGAAAAAGAAGATCTACCAAAACCCGAACATACTAAACTTGACAGCCACGACTGGCCACTTTCAACTACGCTCTATAGAGTTTGTAGAGATGCACCTCATGAAATTGAGTTTAAAGTAATTGGCTGTCAGAAAAAGTATGTTTCAGAACCTGACGTAGTAATTGGGCTATCTGAAGAAGTTCAAAATTCTGTAGATCTTGCCGTAGACTTGATACTTTCTGAATTTAGGGGACAATAATCAAAAAGGGAGGAGAAAAGCCATGGTAAAAGTTGCCCACGTGCAATTAAGTAGCTGCTGTGGGTGTCTAGTTTCCCTCGCAGACACCTATGAAAAGCTTTTAGACGTTTTGGGAGCTATTGAATTAGTTTACTCCCAAACACTTGCGGATGTAAAAGAAGTTCCAGATAATGTTGATATTATATTACTCGAAGGTAGCGTTTGTTTAAGCGACCACCACGCACTTGAAGTCGCACTTGAATCCAGAAAAAAAGCAAAAATATTGGTTGCTTTAGGGGCATGTGCAGCTAGTGGAAATATTACAAGATTCTGTAAAGGAAACCAGATGTCAAAACCAATTCACGATTCATTTGCCCCATTAACTGAAGTTGTGAAATGTGACCTTGCAATTCCAGGATGTCCTCCATCACCTGAAGCTATTGTTGCAGTTATTGAGGCAGCACTAAAAGGCGATATGGAATACTTAGAACCGTTTGCTGAACTTGCTAAATACGGGTCTGAAGCCTGTGGATGCGACCTACTTGTAAAAGTAATTAATAAGTCACTTTGTATGGGTTGCGGTTCATGTGCTGCAGCATGTCCAACAAGGGCAGTTTCAATGGATGCAGGAAGGCCGTTAGTTGACAAAGAAATTTGTATAAAGTGTGGTGCATGCTCAGTACAGTGTCCAAGAATTAGATTCCCTGAATTGATTGGAAATATTGAATAATTGCAAATATGGAAAATAAAAAAAGGTGATTAGATGGATCCCTTTGGAAAATATATAAAAGCAGTTTCTGCAAGAGCTGCAGACAAAGAGATACTTAAGAAATCGCAAGACGGAGGTATCATTTCTGCCGCATATATTTACGGTTTAGAAAATGGACTTCTTGACGGCGTAATAGTTGCCGATAAAGAAGACAAATTTACGGCAGTTCCAAAAGTTGCTACAACAAAAGACGAAGTTTTAAGTGCTGCTGGAACAAAATATACCACCTGTCCAAACCTTTCAGTAATAAAAAGTGCTGTGAGAGAGTATGGGTGTGACAAGATAGGTTTTGTTGGAACTCCTTGCCAAATTCAGTCAATAAGAAAGGCAATAAAATACCCAATTGGATATAGGCACGTTCCAGACAAAATTGCTTTAATTATGGGTATATTTTGTATGGAAAACTTCCCATATAATGGTATGAAAACTATCGTTGAAGAGCTTTGTGGAGTTAGAATGGAAGATGTTGTTAAGACGGATATTGGAAAAGGTAAGTTCTGGGTTTACACTAAGTGGGGCGACGTAAAAACCGTTGCTTTAAAAGATACTCACCCTTATGAACAAGTTTCATGCCACATATGTATGGACTACACTGCAGAACTTGCTGATCTTTCAACCGGTTCAGTTGGTAGCCCTGACGGATGGAGTACAATCTTTGTTAGAACTGGAAAAGGAGACGACTATTTAAACAAGATGATTAAGGCAGGAGCTCTTGAAACCAGGCTTATTGAAGAAGTAAAACCCGGACTTGACTTAGTTCAAAAACTTGCCCTCCAAAAAAAGGAGAAAAATGCAAAGGAAAGAGAACATAGAAAAGAAATTGGGTTACCACTTCCATATTAATTCTTTTAAAATTTTTTATTTATTTTTTTAATTATTTAAGAATTTTTTTCGACAGATATATTACCTCCTAAAATGATAATATTATTATACTTAAGGAGGGGATTTATCTTGAACTTGAGACTTATCGAGTGTTATGTCCCTAAAAAAATTTACTGTGGGTATGAAGAGTCATTGAAAGGAGATGTATCCAATATAATATGGTACAGCATATCTGAAGAATTAAAATATACAGTAATTAGATTACTTGTATTTTCAGAAAATACTGAAAAAACAGTCGATACATTATCTGTAACGTACGGGGGTTCAAATTTTAGAATTATTGTAACAGAACCTAATTCAACAATTCCAGAACTTAAAAAAGAAGAACTAAAAGAAGAGCTACAAAATAAATCACCTAAAAGAATTTCAAGACAAGAAATTATCGGTAAAATAGGGGATGTTTCAAAAATTTCAAAAGAATACTATTCTTTATTATTTTTAGCAGCTTTAGTCGCATCCATTGGAATATGGAAAGATGATGTTGCATTAATTATTGGTTCAATGATAATTGCCCCTTTTTTAACGCCTATGATTTCACTTACATTTTCTATGGCAGTTATGGATTTAGGTCTCACGAAAAAATCAATTAAAAATTTACTTGCAGGAATTTTAACAGTTGTATTATTATCAATACTACTTGGTTCTTTAATGCACGTTAGTCCAGATAACCCGCAAATAGCATCTAGAATGAATATTGGAATTCAAAATGTAGTTATTGCAATTTGTGCGGGACTTGTTGGGACCCTTTCAATACTGATTCCAGAAATTTCATCAACAGTTGTTGGAGTTATGATTGCGGTTGCTTTAATGCCTCCACTTGTTGCATTTGGACTCATGGTCGGTTCAGGATATTATATTGAATCAGTACCAATAATTTTATTGTTTCTCGTAAACTTAATAGCAGTTAATTTCTCTTCTGCAATATTATTCCATTTTTATGGAATAACCCCGTATAAATGGTGGGAAATTGAAAAAGCAAGAAAATTATCAATTATTGGAATAATATTTTGGTTTTTAAACCTTTTATTACTTACAATAGTAATTTTGTATTTTAGTAACGGTGGTTTGAAAATAATATAAGTCTAAAAATAGATAACTTAATCTATGAACTTAGGGGGTCTTAAAATGATTAGAGATACTGTTGTTTCAGGTATTTTTTACCCTTTAGAATACCATGATTTAATAGAAATGATTGAATACTGCTATTTAAATCCTAGGGGGCCAAAAAAACTGCCTTCAAAACTGGGAAGATATGAAAAGCCAATTGGGGTTATTTCACCCCATGCAGGCTATGTTTATTCAGGGCCAATTGCTGCACATTCATATAAAGAAATATCAAAAAAAGTAAGTGGGAACATTACTGCTGTAATTATTGGGCCAAATCACTCGGGAATGGGCTCGGTAGTTTCCACAATGGAAGGAATTTGGAAAACTCCTTTGGGCAATCTTGAAATAGATAACGAATTTTCAGAAAGGCTTTGGAAGGAATGCGATATAATTGATCTTGATGAAACTGCGCATTTAAAAGAACATTCAATTGAAGTACAGCTTCCTTTTTTAAAACATCTTGAATTACTAAATATCGCTAAATTTAAATTTGTTCCTATTTCAATGAGTTTGCAAGACTACGATACTGCAGTAGGTGTAGGGTACATGGTTGCAAAAGTTGCAAAAGAATTAAATAGAAAAATTATAATCATTGCTTCAAGCGATTTTTCACACTATGAACCAGAAGAAATTGCCTCAAAAAAAGATGCCATAATAATAAAAGATATTTTAAAAATGGAAGAAGAAGAAATTTTCACGGATGTTGTAACAAATAACGTTACAATGTGTGGATACGGGCCCATTATTGCAATGATAAAAGCAATGAAAGTGCTTGGTGCAAAGGAATCTAAACTGCTATCATATTCAACCTCAGGAGATGTTACAAAAGATTATTCTGAAGTTGTAGGGTACGGAGCACTAATTATTGAATAAGTTTAAAATTAAAAAAGTTTAGTAAAATGTAATGTATTTTTAAAAGATTTAAATAATAACATATAAGTTTATCTCTTTAAATACATTTCAAGTTCTTTTTTTACTTCCAAAATACTTGGCACTTTTCCTTCAAAAATTATGTCATCATCAAAAGAAACTGCCGGAGTCATTAATACCCATTCTGAAATTTCGTTTAAATCCATTATTTTTTTTATTTCTGCATTTATTTCAAGTTCTTCCAAAGCCTTTTTTACATTTTCGTACGTTTCAGTACATTTTTTACAGCCCATACCAAATACTCTAATTATCATGAAAATCACCCGAAATTTACATCAGACATTTAATTTTGGATTATTTTAATATCTTTTGGAATGTATTTAACAAAAAATAGTGAAATTGCACTAAAAATAGCGCCCATTATAAATGGTGTTTTCCAATTCGTCATCCATAATATTCCACCAATTATCGGAACTATAACTGCCGAAATATGATTTATTGCAAAACCTACGCCCATTGATGGTGCAATGTCTTCTGAATCAGCGGTTTTTTGAAAGTATGTGTTTATCCCAATTGCAAAGCCAAATATGACGTGGTCTATAATATATAATATTAATGCAACGTTCCGGCTTTCTATAAATGCATACCCTAAAAATATGAAAATAAGAGCCAAATATTCAAAAGTCAGCACTTTTCGTTCGCCAAATCTATTTATTCCCTCTGCAATTTTTGGTGCGGTTAAGAATACAAATATATTATTTAAAACAAATAATATGGCAACCTCCAAAACCGTAAAGTTGTAGTGCTTTACGAGTAAAAATACTGCAAAAGCAATAAAAATTTGCCGTCTAGCTCCTGCTAAAAAATTTAATGCATAGTATAGCCAGTATTTTTTCTTTAAAACCATTCCTTTTTTCTGTTTTGGAACTTCTAGAAATATTGGATTTTTAAATAAAAAGTAAAGTCCGATAGTTGAAATTATTATCCCGTAAACTAAGTAGTTTAACCATATTGGGAAGAATTTTACACTTATAAGGAGCATTAATCCAAAAAATATGCTTACAATTGCCGAATAACTTCCAAATCTACCTAAAACTAACGGAGCTTCTTTTTTTCCAAAATGTTGCAGTGTGAGTGATTTATTGGTTGTTTCAAAGTAGTGAAATCCAAGTGACATTAAAAATGTTGTGAACAATAAACCTTTAAACGAGGGAAATAGTCCAGTAATTGCAACACCTATTCCCATTAAAACCGTTGAGAGTGCGGAAAGCCGGTGTTCTTTAATTACTATTAAAATATAAACTACAAGAAATGTCAAAAATCCTGGAATTTCTCTAACGGATTGAATTATACCCATTTGAAAGCCATTTATTCCAACAATATCTACAGCATAGTTATTAAAAAGTGTGTTCCACGCTTGATTTGATATTGCCGCTGCAACTACTAGGTAAAATAAGTAACCATACATTGGATTTTTCTTAATTTCTTTTATCATTATGCACCGGAAGAATAGTTTTCATTAACGTAATAAGCCGGTAAGAGTATATCTGCCTTTTGATTTTTTAAAGGAATTTTCCAGCAAAAATCCCTGCAATTGTTGAAAATATCACTACAAGTAAACTATACACTAAAGTTTTTTTGTTGCCAATCACTCTTGAAATAACGAGTATACTTGGAATACTAAGGCTCGGGCCAGATAAAAGAAGTGCTGTTGCAGGGCCAAAACCCATTCCAAGTTCCATTAATGATTTTACAATTGGGACTTCGGTTAATGTTGAAAAATACATTAAAGTTCCAATTATCGATGCAGTAAGGTTTGAAGATATATAATTTCCCCCAACATAATTTTTAATTATTTCTTGAGGGATTACTGATTTTAAAATTCCTGCAATTATTACCCCTAAAAGTAAAAGGGGTACTACAAGTTTCATTAAAGAGTACGTTTCTTTAAACCATAATTTGAGTTCGTCATTACTAAACCAATTTTTAGTTATTATAACCAGTGTTGCAGTTAAAATTACTGTTAAAAGGTGTTTTAATAAAAATCCTCCATATATGGACAAACTAAGAAATGGAATCAAAGTTTGTGATGCAGTAATTATAATTAACATTATAAGCTGTACTAAAAAGAAAATTGATGTTTGATACCCCCGTCTTGTTGAAATACTCTCTTCAACACCGATTCTAAAGTTTTTATTGTTTTTTTCATCTTTAAAAAGTAATGCCATTGATAATCCAATAACTATTGATAAAAATACTGCTGAAATCGTCCTAAATATCCCTAAACTCCACCCTAAAAGAGCTGCTGAATAGAATATTGCAAGAACATTTATTGCAGGCCCTGAAAACAAAAATGTTGTTGCAGGCCCAATTCCTGCTCCTCGCTTATATATTCCTGCAAAAAGAGGAATTATTGTGCAAGAACAAACTGCTAAAAGGCAGCCACTAACTGAAGCTACTATGTATGAAATATGTTTTGGGGTTTTGGGTCCAAAGTACTTTAGTATAAAATTTTTATTTATCATTGAGGCTATTCCCCCGGCCATAAAAAATGCAATAAAGAGTGCAATAATTCGATTTACATTTAAATAATCGATTAAAGTTTCTATTGCAATATTTATTATTGTTGAAACATTTATCAATTTATTCGCCTCCTACCTTTAAGTCCTGAAGTATCTACTTCCATTTTTTCCCTGCAATTTTCACAAAACGGGAGTTTTACTTCTGATGCATTACACATACAAACTTCAACTTTAAATTTTACTCTTTTTCCACATTTTGGACATTTTAAATTCCAGAAAAGCACTAAACCACCACACAGATATACTCCTGTTAATATTTTTTAACAAAGTTATATTTATACCTTTCAATATATCGATTAATTCTAATATATTTAAAAAATATTAAAATATTTAAAAGTATAAATTAATGCATTAAAAAAGAAAGAATAATTTAGAGATATTTTTGAACAAATAACTCCGCATTTAGAACGCTTGCTCCTGCAGCTCCCCTTATAGTGTTATGTTCAAGTGCAGTGTATTTTACAGTAAATATTGGGTCTTTTCTAACCCTCCCAACAACAATAGACATTCCATTTCCAGTATTTCTATCAAGTCTTGGCTGGGGCCTATCAATTTCGCTTCTAATAACAATAGGTTTTGCATAACTTGGAAGGTTAAACCTTTTTAATGGGTCAAAATCATTCATTGCGTTTATGATTTCTTCAGGAGTTGTTTCTTCAGTTGTTTTTACGAAAATACTTTCAGTATGGCCATCAATTACCGGTACTCGGTTACAAGATACGCCCATTTTAAAATTGGCATTTTTAAATCCGTTTTCTTCAAAATTCCCAAGAATTTTTAAAGATTCTGTCTGCATTTTTTCTTCCTCTCCACCAATATGGGGAACAAGATTGTCTAAAATTGCCATTGAGGGAACTCCGTCATATCCTGCACCACTTACGGCTTGCATTGTTGTTATATTTACTAAATCTATACCAAATTTATCCATAATTGGTTTTAAAGAAAGTACTGCTGCAATTGTTGAACAGTTTGGGTTAGTTATCACTGCACCGTCAGTATTATTATTGCTCTTTTGAACTTCAATCATTCCAAAATGCTCATAATTTACCTCTGGAACGATTAATGGTACATCTTTTTCCATCCTCATTGCGGACGCATTTGAAAATACATATTTTCCGGCTTTCGCAAATGCGGGTTCAAGTTTTTTTGCTAAGTCAGAGGGTAATGCTGAAAACACTATGTCAACATCTTCATATGCTTTATCATCCGGGTTTGTTGAAACAACTACTGCTTTTGAAACATCTTCAGGAATTGGTTCAGTCTGGTACCAGTAACATGCTTCTTTATAAGTTTTTCCCAAACTTCGTTCTGAAGCACCTAATGCTTCAAGTTCAAATATGGGGTGGTTTTCGAGCATTTGTATAAATCTCTGCCCAACATTTCCAGTTGCCCCCAATATTCCTACTTTAATTTTCATTGTTTCACCTTCAATACGATTTTAGCTTAAATTTACGTAAAATATTCCTTTTATATATTAATAAAATTATCCTTTTACTACACCCATTGGCCTCATTTTAGCAACTTTTAAAGATATTCCTGAAT
It encodes:
- the frhG gene encoding coenzyme F420 hydrogenase subunit gamma, with protein sequence MVKVAHVQLSSCCGCLVSLADTYEKLLDVLGAIELVYSQTLADVKEVPDNVDIILLEGSVCLSDHHALEVALESRKKAKILVALGACAASGNITRFCKGNQMSKPIHDSFAPLTEVVKCDLAIPGCPPSPEAIVAVIEAALKGDMEYLEPFAELAKYGSEACGCDLLVKVINKSLCMGCGSCAAACPTRAVSMDAGRPLVDKEICIKCGACSVQCPRIRFPELIGNIE
- the frhB gene encoding coenzyme F420 hydrogenase subunit beta gives rise to the protein MDPFGKYIKAVSARAADKEILKKSQDGGIISAAYIYGLENGLLDGVIVADKEDKFTAVPKVATTKDEVLSAAGTKYTTCPNLSVIKSAVREYGCDKIGFVGTPCQIQSIRKAIKYPIGYRHVPDKIALIMGIFCMENFPYNGMKTIVEELCGVRMEDVVKTDIGKGKFWVYTKWGDVKTVALKDTHPYEQVSCHICMDYTAELADLSTGSVGSPDGWSTIFVRTGKGDDYLNKMIKAGALETRLIEEVKPGLDLVQKLALQKKEKNAKEREHRKEIGLPLPY
- the asd gene encoding aspartate-semialdehyde dehydrogenase, which encodes MKIKVGILGATGNVGQRFIQMLENHPIFELEALGASERSLGKTYKEACYWYQTEPIPEDVSKAVVVSTNPDDKAYEDVDIVFSALPSDLAKKLEPAFAKAGKYVFSNASAMRMEKDVPLIVPEVNYEHFGMIEVQKSNNNTDGAVITNPNCSTIAAVLSLKPIMDKFGIDLVNITTMQAVSGAGYDGVPSMAILDNLVPHIGGEEEKMQTESLKILGNFEENGFKNANFKMGVSCNRVPVIDGHTESIFVKTTEETTPEEIINAMNDFDPLKRFNLPSYAKPIVIRSEIDRPQPRLDRNTGNGMSIVVGRVRKDPIFTVKYTALEHNTIRGAAGASVLNAELFVQKYL
- a CDS encoding MFS transporter, whose translation is MKEIKKNPMYGYLFYLVVAAAISNQAWNTLFNNYAVDIVGINGFQMGIIQSVREIPGFLTFLVVYILIVIKEHRLSALSTVLMGIGVAITGLFPSFKGLLFTTFLMSLGFHYFETTNKSLTLQHFGKKEAPLVLGRFGSYSAIVSIFFGLMLLISVKFFPIWLNYLVYGIIISTIGLYFLFKNPIFLEVPKQKKGMVLKKKYWLYYALNFLAGARRQIFIAFAVFLLVKHYNFTVLEVAILFVLNNIFVFLTAPKIAEGINRFGERKVLTFEYLALIFIFLGYAFIESRNVALILYIIDHVIFGFAIGINTYFQKTADSEDIAPSMGVGFAINHISAVIVPIIGGILWMTNWKTPFIMGAIFSAISLFFVKYIPKDIKIIQN
- a CDS encoding MEMO1 family protein, with protein sequence MIRDTVVSGIFYPLEYHDLIEMIEYCYLNPRGPKKLPSKLGRYEKPIGVISPHAGYVYSGPIAAHSYKEISKKVSGNITAVIIGPNHSGMGSVVSTMEGIWKTPLGNLEIDNEFSERLWKECDIIDLDETAHLKEHSIEVQLPFLKHLELLNIAKFKFVPISMSLQDYDTAVGVGYMVAKVAKELNRKIIIIASSDFSHYEPEEIASKKDAIIIKDILKMEEEEIFTDVVTNNVTMCGYGPIIAMIKAMKVLGAKESKLLSYSTSGDVTKDYSEVVGYGALIIE
- a CDS encoding permease, producing the protein MINVSTIINIAIETLIDYLNVNRIIALFIAFFMAGGIASMINKNFILKYFGPKTPKHISYIVASVSGCLLAVCSCTIIPLFAGIYKRGAGIGPATTFLFSGPAINVLAIFYSAALLGWSLGIFRTISAVFLSIVIGLSMALLFKDEKNNKNFRIGVEESISTRRGYQTSIFFLVQLIMLIIITASQTLIPFLSLSIYGGFLLKHLLTVILTATLVIITKNWFSNDELKLWFKETYSLMKLVVPLLLLGVIIAGILKSVIPQEIIKNYVGGNYISSNLTASIIGTLMYFSTLTEVPIVKSLMELGMGFGPATALLLSGPSLSIPSILVISRVIGNKKTLVYSLLVVIFSTIAGIFAGKFL
- the frhD gene encoding coenzyme F420-reducing hydrogenase, FrhD protein, which encodes MDYSLTPSYLLKENMVLACGNILFADDGFSVHVIEKLHEVLTEEEKENIALVDAGAGAPQQVLTLIDSESRTKKIIVVDIIDYGLEPGEIKILEKEDLPKPEHTKLDSHDWPLSTTLYRVCRDAPHEIEFKVIGCQKKYVSEPDVVIGLSEEVQNSVDLAVDLILSEFRGQ
- a CDS encoding TIGR00341 family protein translates to MNLRLIECYVPKKIYCGYEESLKGDVSNIIWYSISEELKYTVIRLLVFSENTEKTVDTLSVTYGGSNFRIIVTEPNSTIPELKKEELKEELQNKSPKRISRQEIIGKIGDVSKISKEYYSLLFLAALVASIGIWKDDVALIIGSMIIAPFLTPMISLTFSMAVMDLGLTKKSIKNLLAGILTVVLLSILLGSLMHVSPDNPQIASRMNIGIQNVVIAICAGLVGTLSILIPEISSTVVGVMIAVALMPPLVAFGLMVGSGYYIESVPIILLFLVNLIAVNFSSAILFHFYGITPYKWWEIEKARKLSIIGIIFWFLNLLLLTIVILYFSNGGLKII
- a CDS encoding MTH895/ArsE family thioredoxin-like protein; translation: MIIRVFGMGCKKCTETYENVKKALEELEINAEIKKIMDLNEISEWVLMTPAVSFDDDIIFEGKVPSILEVKKELEMYLKR